The genomic window GCTGAGGGACGCTTCAAACAGGATCGCTCCGCCGAGGAGGATGGAGACGTTCACGATGATGGGGGCCATGACGTTGGGCAGGATATGCCTGAACATGATGCGGAAGTTGGAGGCCCCCAGGGCCCTGCTTGCCTCCACGTAGACGTTCTGCTTCACGGAGAGCACCGCCCCGCGAACGATGCGCGCCCCGCCGGGGATAAGGACCACGGTGATGACGATGAGGGCGCTGTTGATGCTCGGCCCGCGCACCGCCACGATGGCCAGGGCCAGGATGAGGGATGGGAAGGCCTGGATGGCGTCCATGAGGCGCTGGACGATGATATCGAATTTCCCCTGGAAATAGCCGCTCAGCACCCCGATGGACGCGCCAATCAACGTCGCGAAGAAGACGGCGATGAAGCCGACTTTCATGGAGACGCGCGCGCCGTAGATGGCCCGGCTGAGCACATCGCGCCCCAGGTTGTCCGTTCCGAACCAGAAGTCGCCGTTGGGCGAAAGGTTCGGCTTGCCCACGAAGGTCCGCGTGGGCTCATGGGGCGCGATCTGCGGCGCGAAGATGGCGATGACAAGCAGGCTGAAGATGATGATCGCGGAGATGCCGCCGAGGGGCTTGGCCCGGCAGAACTTGAGGAAGCTGACGGGCGCGCGGACGATCCAGTGGGACCTGCCCCTGGTCTTGTGCGCGCCCATCGTCGCCGCGGGATTGGCCATGGTC from Chloroflexota bacterium includes these protein-coding regions:
- a CDS encoding ABC transporter permease; its protein translation is MANPAATMGAHKTRGRSHWIVRAPVSFLKFCRAKPLGGISAIIIFSLLVIAIFAPQIAPHEPTRTFVGKPNLSPNGDFWFGTDNLGRDVLSRAIYGARVSMKVGFIAVFFATLIGASIGVLSGYFQGKFDIIVQRLMDAIQAFPSLILALAIVAVRGPSINSALIVITVVLIPGGARIVRGAVLSVKQNVYVEASRALGASNFRIMFRHILPNVMAPIIVNVSILLGGAILFEASLSFLGAGASVEEATWGLMISGNAGTGVNTSIDFQTYPWLALVPAGCISLAVFSFNLLGDAIRDTLDPRLRGGGGRIT